In Spirochaeta thermophila DSM 6578, the following proteins share a genomic window:
- the rpmC gene encoding 50S ribosomal protein L29 produces MRNSFKDLSYRELLAKREELVKRYQELRFQKVVGHLDNPLEVRTIRRNIARLNFLIHNHREA; encoded by the coding sequence ATGAGGAATAGCTTTAAGGATCTGAGCTACAGGGAGCTTCTCGCGAAGCGGGAGGAACTCGTGAAGCGTTACCAGGAGCTTCGCTTCCAGAAGGTGGTGGGACACCTTGACAATCCGCTCGAGGTGCGTACGATACGTCGGAACATAGCGAGACTCAATTTCCTCATTCATAATCACAGAGAGGCGTAG
- the rplD gene encoding 50S ribosomal protein L4, giving the protein METQVYSLKGEPIKTIELNDRVFACEVSHGSIYHAIRNELANMRVGTASTKTRAEVSGSGRKPWRQKGTGRARAGERRSPLWVGGGVVFGPKPREYGYKLPRKVKRLAYRSVLSLKLRENAFRVVEDFVVESGKTKDMVKALQALNPEGRRVLLVIGEESALTKRAGRNIPWLLVHTYDKLRVHDVFYADQVLVQESAAVKLNTFLDR; this is encoded by the coding sequence ATGGAAACGCAGGTGTATTCGCTCAAGGGCGAGCCCATAAAGACGATAGAACTCAACGACAGGGTGTTCGCTTGTGAGGTGAGCCACGGGAGCATCTATCACGCGATCAGGAACGAGCTGGCGAATATGCGCGTGGGGACCGCCTCCACCAAGACGAGGGCCGAGGTGTCCGGCAGCGGTCGGAAGCCCTGGCGCCAGAAAGGGACGGGGCGGGCGAGGGCGGGAGAGCGGCGTTCCCCCCTTTGGGTCGGGGGTGGCGTGGTCTTCGGGCCCAAGCCGCGGGAGTACGGGTACAAGCTCCCGAGGAAGGTGAAGCGGCTCGCCTATAGGTCTGTTCTCAGTCTCAAGCTGAGGGAGAATGCGTTCAGGGTCGTCGAGGATTTCGTCGTGGAATCCGGGAAGACGAAGGACATGGTGAAGGCCCTTCAGGCCCTCAATCCGGAGGGGCGGCGGGTGTTGCTCGTCATCGGGGAAGAGAGTGCGCTCACGAAACGCGCCGGCAGGAACATCCCGTGGCTTCTCGTCCATACGTACGACAAGCTCAGGGTTCACGATGTGTTCTATGCGGATCAGGTGCTGGTCCAGGAATCCGCAGCCGTGAAACTCAATACCTTTTTGGATCGATAG
- the rplR gene encoding 50S ribosomal protein L18 translates to MKTEKLIKEKRRKRLKRKLRVRKNVYGTPERPRMTVFKSNRHLYVQVIDDSKGHTLVAASTLEKDLSSLRKCVADAEKLGEVIGKRALEKGIKTIAFDRNGYPYHGIVKAIADGARKAGLEF, encoded by the coding sequence ATGAAAACGGAAAAGCTCATCAAGGAGAAACGGAGAAAGCGACTCAAGAGAAAGCTGAGGGTGCGGAAGAACGTCTACGGTACTCCTGAGCGACCCCGTATGACGGTCTTCAAGAGCAACAGACACCTCTACGTGCAGGTAATCGACGACTCGAAGGGGCACACCCTCGTCGCGGCTTCCACCCTCGAGAAGGATCTCTCGTCGCTCAGGAAGTGTGTGGCCGACGCGGAGAAACTGGGTGAGGTGATCGGGAAACGTGCACTCGAGAAAGGGATCAAGACGATCGCCTTCGATAGAAACGGGTATCCCTATCACGGTATCGTGAAGGCGATAGCGGACGGTGCCCGGAAAGCCGGTCTGGAGTTCTAG
- a CDS encoding type Z 30S ribosomal protein S14: MARKALIIKSQREPKYRVRKHNRCKICGRPRGYMRDFEMCRVCFRKLASEGLIPGVTKSSW; encoded by the coding sequence ATGGCTCGTAAAGCATTGATTATCAAGTCGCAGCGCGAACCCAAGTACAGGGTGAGAAAGCATAACAGATGCAAGATCTGCGGCCGACCTCGCGGGTATATGAGGGATTTTGAGATGTGCAGGGTGTGCTTCAGGAAGCTCGCGAGCGAGGGACTTATCCCTGGTGTGACGAAATCAAGCTGGTAG
- the rplV gene encoding 50S ribosomal protein L22, with protein sequence MKEMSGYRARARYLLVSPKKVRPVADLVRGKRYPEAVAILEHMPQKGARLIKKVIDSAAANALYLNKNLDEDMLYVKELRVDDGPRLKRLWPRSHGRADILLKRMSHITVVVDELPQKG encoded by the coding sequence ATGAAAGAGATGTCAGGATACAGGGCTCGGGCGCGATACCTGCTCGTGTCTCCCAAGAAGGTGAGACCCGTGGCTGACCTCGTACGGGGGAAGCGTTATCCCGAGGCGGTTGCCATCCTGGAGCACATGCCCCAGAAAGGGGCCAGGTTGATCAAGAAGGTGATCGACTCGGCGGCGGCGAACGCGCTCTATCTCAACAAGAACCTCGACGAAGACATGCTCTACGTGAAGGAGCTCAGGGTGGACGACGGACCTCGTCTCAAGCGGCTGTGGCCGCGGAGCCATGGGAGGGCCGACATCCTCCTCAAGCGGATGAGTCACATCACCGTCGTGGTGGATGAGCTACCACAAAAAGGATAA
- the rpsC gene encoding 30S ribosomal protein S3 has translation MGQKVNPYGLRLGINKTWKSKWFVDLKDYAKVLHEDLLLRKRLLALPEAKAANVGDVEIIRHPQRVMLVVHTPRPGVLIGAKGATIERIGAELQKMVSKKLQIKIKEIKRPEAHAQVVAQNIAGQLEHRASFRRVMKLAVANAMKAGVQGIKVRVSGRLGGAEIARSEVQMAGRVPLHTLRADIDYGFAEARTTYGVIGVKVWIFHGETFGKAVKQDAGTIVTPRRENRSRRRS, from the coding sequence GTGGGCCAGAAAGTCAATCCTTACGGACTGAGACTGGGTATCAACAAGACGTGGAAATCGAAGTGGTTCGTGGATCTCAAGGATTATGCCAAAGTCCTCCATGAGGACCTTCTCCTCAGGAAGCGTCTTCTCGCTCTCCCCGAGGCGAAGGCGGCGAACGTGGGCGATGTGGAGATCATACGACATCCGCAGCGTGTCATGCTGGTGGTCCACACGCCGAGGCCCGGTGTCCTCATAGGTGCGAAGGGGGCGACGATAGAGCGCATCGGGGCCGAGTTGCAGAAGATGGTCTCGAAGAAGCTCCAGATTAAGATAAAGGAGATAAAGCGCCCGGAGGCCCATGCGCAGGTGGTGGCTCAGAACATCGCCGGCCAACTCGAACATCGAGCCTCTTTCAGGCGGGTGATGAAGCTCGCCGTGGCCAATGCCATGAAGGCCGGGGTACAGGGCATCAAGGTGCGGGTGTCGGGGCGTCTGGGAGGAGCCGAGATCGCGCGCTCGGAGGTGCAGATGGCGGGGAGGGTCCCGCTTCATACCCTGCGGGCCGACATCGACTACGGATTTGCCGAGGCACGAACCACCTACGGCGTGATAGGGGTCAAGGTGTGGATCTTCCATGGCGAGACCTTCGGTAAGGCGGTGAAACAGGATGCGGGGACCATCGTGACGCCCCGTCGTGAAAATCGCTCCAGGAGAAGGAGTTAG
- the rplB gene encoding 50S ribosomal protein L2, translating into MALKQYKPITPGLRFKTSLDFSALDKVEPEKSLVEGLPFKAGRGAGGRVSVRRRGGRHKRLYRIIDFKRDKHGVPGVVKTIEYDPNRSAVICLVAYADGEKRYILAPKGIERGAVVQSGEDAPIAVGNALPLERIPLGTAVHNVELYPGKGGQMVRSAGTGAVVMAKEGDYVTLKLPSGEMRMVFKKCYATVGEVGNEDHMNVVLGKAGRARWLGRRPKVRGTAMNPVDHPHGGGEGRSKGGRHPVSPTGVPTKGYKTRRRRKPSDKFIVKRRK; encoded by the coding sequence GTGGCACTCAAGCAGTACAAACCGATAACGCCGGGATTGAGATTCAAGACGAGCCTCGATTTCAGTGCCCTCGACAAGGTCGAGCCCGAGAAGTCGCTGGTCGAAGGGCTCCCGTTCAAGGCGGGACGTGGCGCCGGGGGGAGGGTGTCTGTCAGGCGGAGGGGTGGACGGCACAAGAGGCTCTATCGGATCATCGACTTCAAAAGGGACAAGCATGGTGTTCCGGGTGTGGTGAAGACCATCGAGTATGACCCCAACCGGAGTGCTGTCATCTGTCTGGTGGCGTATGCCGACGGAGAGAAGCGGTACATCCTCGCTCCAAAGGGTATCGAGCGGGGGGCGGTGGTCCAGAGCGGCGAGGATGCGCCGATAGCGGTGGGAAATGCCCTCCCTCTCGAGAGGATTCCGTTGGGTACCGCGGTCCACAACGTGGAGCTCTATCCGGGCAAGGGCGGACAGATGGTCCGTTCCGCCGGGACAGGGGCCGTGGTGATGGCGAAGGAGGGGGATTACGTGACCCTCAAGCTCCCCTCCGGTGAGATGCGGATGGTCTTCAAGAAGTGCTATGCCACGGTGGGGGAGGTCGGGAACGAGGACCACATGAACGTGGTGCTGGGGAAGGCCGGCCGGGCGAGGTGGCTCGGGCGCAGGCCGAAGGTGAGGGGCACCGCCATGAACCCCGTTGATCACCCCCATGGTGGAGGTGAGGGGCGGAGCAAGGGTGGGCGACATCCCGTGTCCCCCACCGGTGTCCCGACCAAGGGGTACAAGACCCGCAGGAGGCGGAAGCCTTCCGACAAGTTCATTGTAAAACGAAGGAAATAG
- the rpsH gene encoding 30S ribosomal protein S8 has translation MSVSDPIADMLTKIRNASLARHEKVDIVPSKLKLEIIKILKNEGYIKNFKKVVVSEKPFIRIFLKYDEQQRPVIHELSRISKPGRRIYSGYKEMPRIKNGYGTLIVSTSEGVITDKKARERRVGGELICSIW, from the coding sequence ATGAGCGTATCGGATCCCATTGCAGATATGCTGACGAAGATCAGAAATGCCTCGCTGGCGCGGCATGAGAAGGTGGATATCGTGCCCTCGAAGCTCAAGCTCGAGATCATCAAGATCCTCAAGAACGAGGGGTACATCAAGAACTTCAAAAAGGTCGTGGTGAGTGAGAAGCCCTTCATCAGGATCTTCTTGAAGTACGATGAGCAGCAGAGGCCCGTGATCCATGAGCTCTCCAGGATCTCCAAGCCGGGACGACGCATCTATTCCGGCTACAAGGAGATGCCTCGTATAAAGAACGGGTATGGAACGCTCATCGTGTCCACCTCCGAGGGTGTCATCACCGATAAGAAGGCGCGGGAGCGCAGGGTCGGTGGCGAGCTGATATGTTCAATCTGGTAG
- the rplF gene encoding 50S ribosomal protein L6: MSRLGRLPVVIPQGVQVQVDSEERRVEVKGPKGALSMEYRPEVEVKVEDGVCRVERKNDTKKARSFHGLYRQLIHNMVKGVSEGFEKVLLINGIGYRAEVRGNVVVLSLGFSMPIEYLVPEGVTVTVEENTRIRVSGIDKALVGKVAAEIRSLRPVEPYKGKGIRYENEMVRRKVGKAGVK, from the coding sequence ATGTCCAGGCTGGGTCGATTGCCTGTGGTCATCCCTCAGGGTGTACAGGTGCAGGTGGACTCCGAGGAGAGGCGGGTCGAGGTGAAAGGCCCGAAGGGCGCGCTCTCGATGGAGTATCGCCCCGAGGTAGAGGTGAAAGTGGAAGATGGTGTATGCAGGGTGGAGCGGAAGAACGATACCAAGAAGGCCCGTTCCTTTCATGGGCTCTATAGACAGCTCATCCACAATATGGTGAAGGGCGTCTCCGAGGGATTCGAGAAGGTCCTCCTCATCAACGGGATCGGTTACCGTGCCGAGGTGAGGGGGAATGTCGTGGTCCTCTCCCTCGGCTTTTCCATGCCGATCGAGTATCTCGTCCCTGAGGGGGTCACGGTCACCGTCGAGGAGAATACTCGTATCAGGGTCTCCGGGATCGACAAGGCCCTGGTGGGTAAGGTGGCCGCAGAAATCCGTTCCCTCCGGCCGGTGGAGCCCTACAAGGGCAAGGGAATCAGATACGAGAACGAGATGGTCCGCCGCAAGGTCGGGAAAGCTGGAGTGAAGTAG
- the rpsQ gene encoding 30S ribosomal protein S17, producing the protein MTPKETAVEGNVKKPIRTEGKRILVGEVVSDKMDKTIVVAVRRRKLHPLYKKYVTRTKKVKAHDELNEARVGDIVRVVESRPISKEKRWRLLEIVERAQ; encoded by the coding sequence ATGACGCCGAAGGAGACTGCTGTGGAAGGTAACGTGAAGAAGCCAATAAGAACAGAGGGGAAGCGGATTCTTGTCGGTGAGGTGGTCTCCGATAAGATGGACAAGACGATCGTTGTGGCGGTGCGAAGGAGGAAGCTCCATCCTCTGTACAAGAAATACGTGACCCGGACCAAGAAGGTCAAAGCCCACGATGAGCTCAACGAGGCCCGAGTGGGTGATATCGTCCGGGTGGTCGAGTCCCGCCCCATCAGCAAGGAGAAACGGTGGCGGCTCCTTGAGATCGTGGAAAGAGCTCAGTAG
- the rpsL gene encoding 30S ribosomal protein S12, translating to MPTINQLIRFGRKKAKNKSKSPALQSCPQKRGVCTRVMTVTPKKPNSALRKVARVRLSNGIEVTAYIPGIGHNLQEHSVVLVRGGRVKDLPGVRYHIIRGAKDALGVEDRRRGRSKYGAKRPKA from the coding sequence ATGCCTACGATAAATCAGCTTATCCGGTTCGGAAGGAAGAAGGCGAAGAACAAGAGCAAGTCTCCGGCGCTTCAGTCGTGCCCGCAGAAGCGGGGGGTATGCACCCGTGTGATGACGGTGACGCCGAAGAAGCCGAACTCGGCCCTCCGTAAGGTCGCTCGTGTCCGTCTCTCGAACGGGATCGAGGTGACCGCGTACATCCCGGGGATAGGGCACAACCTTCAGGAGCACTCGGTGGTGCTCGTGAGGGGTGGACGTGTGAAGGACCTCCCCGGTGTCCGTTATCACATCATCCGTGGTGCCAAGGATGCCCTGGGGGTTGAGGATCGGCGACGGGGTCGGTCGAAGTACGGGGCCAAGCGGCCCAAGGCGTAA
- the rplN gene encoding 50S ribosomal protein L14 has protein sequence MIQVQTYLNVADNSGAKKVQCIKVLGGTRKKYATLGDLIVVSVKEALPDAPVKKGTVQRAVVVRTKKEVRRPDGTYIRFDDNACVIVDNHNNPRGRRVFGPVARELRENAEFMKILSLAPEVV, from the coding sequence ATGATCCAGGTGCAAACGTATCTCAACGTGGCAGACAACAGTGGTGCCAAGAAGGTGCAGTGTATCAAGGTGCTCGGCGGTACGAGGAAGAAGTATGCCACCCTGGGAGACCTCATCGTGGTCTCCGTGAAGGAGGCGCTCCCCGATGCTCCGGTGAAGAAGGGTACTGTCCAGCGGGCGGTGGTGGTGCGCACGAAGAAGGAAGTGCGTCGTCCGGACGGGACATATATCCGTTTCGATGACAACGCCTGTGTCATCGTGGACAACCACAACAATCCGAGGGGCCGACGGGTGTTCGGTCCTGTGGCGCGAGAGCTCAGGGAGAACGCCGAGTTCATGAAGATCCTCTCGCTCGCCCCTGAAGTGGTGTAG
- the rpsJ gene encoding 30S ribosomal protein S10 has protein sequence MAGEKIRVRLKGFDTELVDQSAQAIVQAAQKAGAKVSGPVPLPTHIRKYTVLRSPHVNKESREQFEMRIHKRLVDILNPTPAVMDALMKLELPAGVDVEIKQ, from the coding sequence ATGGCAGGCGAGAAGATTCGAGTCAGGTTGAAAGGGTTCGATACGGAACTCGTGGATCAGAGTGCCCAGGCGATCGTGCAGGCGGCTCAGAAGGCGGGGGCGAAGGTTTCCGGTCCGGTGCCCCTTCCTACGCACATTCGTAAGTATACGGTTCTTCGTTCGCCTCATGTGAACAAGGAGTCGCGGGAGCAGTTCGAGATGAGGATCCATAAGCGGCTCGTCGATATCCTCAATCCCACCCCGGCGGTCATGGATGCGCTCATGAAGCTTGAGTTGCCGGCAGGGGTGGATGTCGAGATCAAGCAGTGA
- the rplE gene encoding 50S ribosomal protein L5, with translation MAEVKVPILKTLYEERVKQELMEEMGYGNVMQVPRLEKIVLSMGVGEAIQNKRLLDLAVEELTLIAGQRAIKRKARKSIAGFKVRKGMEVGAMVTLRGLHMYEFLYRLIHVAIPRIKDFRGLNPNSFDGHGNYSLGITEQIIFPEIDYDSVERVTGFNVTIVTTAKTDREAFSLLQKLGMPFRKAS, from the coding sequence ATGGCAGAGGTAAAGGTTCCCATTCTGAAGACGCTGTATGAGGAACGGGTGAAGCAGGAGCTCATGGAAGAGATGGGATACGGGAATGTCATGCAGGTCCCCCGACTGGAGAAGATCGTGCTCAGCATGGGTGTGGGGGAGGCGATCCAGAACAAGCGCCTGCTCGACCTGGCGGTGGAGGAGCTCACGCTCATCGCCGGACAACGGGCGATCAAGAGAAAGGCTCGGAAGTCCATCGCGGGCTTCAAGGTGCGGAAAGGGATGGAGGTGGGGGCCATGGTGACGCTTCGTGGGCTCCACATGTATGAGTTCCTTTATCGTCTCATCCATGTGGCGATTCCCCGGATCAAGGACTTCAGAGGCCTCAATCCCAACTCCTTCGACGGGCATGGGAATTACTCTCTGGGTATCACGGAACAGATCATATTCCCGGAGATCGACTATGATTCGGTGGAACGCGTCACGGGGTTCAATGTGACCATCGTGACCACCGCGAAGACCGATAGAGAGGCCTTCAGCCTCCTTCAAAAACTTGGAATGCCGTTCAGAAAGGCGTCCTGA
- the rplP gene encoding 50S ribosomal protein L16, which produces MLSPKRVKYRKQQRQVRTLRRKASRGNTVAFGEFGLMALEPEWVTSRQIEAARVALTRKIRRGGKVWIRIFPDKPYTKKPAETRMGKGKGSPEAWVAVVQKGRVLFEVAGVDRDLAMEALRLAGTKLPIKTKIVERLHAE; this is translated from the coding sequence ATGCTGAGTCCCAAGAGGGTCAAATATAGGAAGCAGCAGCGTCAGGTGAGGACGCTCAGGCGGAAGGCCTCCCGGGGGAATACCGTGGCCTTCGGTGAGTTCGGTCTCATGGCTCTTGAGCCCGAGTGGGTCACGAGCCGTCAGATCGAGGCCGCCCGTGTGGCGCTCACGAGGAAGATCCGCCGTGGAGGAAAGGTGTGGATCCGGATCTTCCCCGACAAGCCTTACACGAAGAAGCCCGCCGAAACCCGTATGGGTAAGGGGAAGGGGAGTCCTGAGGCCTGGGTCGCCGTGGTGCAGAAAGGAAGAGTCCTTTTCGAGGTCGCAGGGGTTGACAGGGACCTCGCCATGGAGGCTCTCCGCCTTGCGGGGACGAAGCTTCCCATCAAGACCAAGATCGTAGAACGATTGCATGCGGAGTGA
- the rpsS gene encoding 30S ribosomal protein S19 yields MARSVKKGPYVEKSLYKKVLAMAKGGEKRMIKTFSRASTIIPEMVGLTISVYNGKTWVPVYITEDLVGHKLGEFAPTRIFRGHAGSDKKASK; encoded by the coding sequence GTGGCACGATCAGTAAAGAAGGGACCCTACGTCGAAAAGAGCCTCTACAAGAAGGTGCTCGCCATGGCAAAGGGCGGCGAGAAGCGGATGATCAAGACCTTCTCGCGGGCGTCTACCATCATTCCTGAGATGGTGGGTTTGACGATCTCCGTGTACAACGGGAAGACCTGGGTTCCGGTGTACATCACCGAGGATCTCGTCGGTCACAAGCTGGGAGAGTTTGCCCCTACGCGGATCTTTCGGGGGCATGCGGGTTCCGATAAAAAGGCTTCGAAGTAA
- the rplC gene encoding 50S ribosomal protein L3, whose translation MVGVIGRKLGMTQVFDANGYVVPVTVIKVEKNTVVDVRTPERHGYRALVLGAFPLKASRAVKPYLGQFQKRGLEPKKVLREIRDFEGDYKPGDEIGVEIFEGVRFVDVRGLSKGKGYQGVMKRHGFSGGPASHGSKFHRAHGSTGQATYPAKVLKGTKMAGRMGGVQVCVQNLRIVEVDKERGCLLVEGAVPGPRKGVVIVTRAKKKR comes from the coding sequence ATGGTGGGAGTAATCGGTAGGAAGCTGGGGATGACCCAGGTGTTTGACGCCAATGGATACGTGGTCCCGGTGACGGTGATCAAGGTGGAGAAGAATACCGTGGTCGATGTGCGCACACCCGAGCGACACGGTTACCGGGCGCTCGTCCTTGGGGCCTTCCCCCTCAAGGCATCGAGGGCTGTGAAGCCCTATCTCGGTCAGTTCCAGAAGCGGGGGCTCGAGCCCAAGAAGGTGCTCCGCGAGATCAGGGATTTCGAGGGTGACTACAAGCCGGGCGACGAGATAGGGGTGGAGATCTTCGAGGGGGTGCGCTTCGTGGATGTCCGCGGGCTCTCGAAGGGTAAGGGCTATCAGGGGGTGATGAAGAGGCACGGGTTCAGCGGCGGTCCGGCGTCGCACGGTTCCAAGTTTCATAGGGCCCATGGTTCCACGGGTCAAGCCACCTATCCCGCCAAGGTGCTCAAGGGTACGAAGATGGCCGGAAGGATGGGCGGTGTGCAGGTCTGTGTGCAGAACCTGCGGATCGTGGAGGTCGACAAGGAGCGTGGGTGTCTCCTTGTCGAGGGGGCGGTGCCCGGTCCGAGGAAAGGGGTGGTGATCGTCACCCGGGCGAAAAAGAAGCGATAG
- the rpsG gene encoding 30S ribosomal protein S7, translating into MSRRKKAIARHIMPDPKYNSREVMKFINRLMWDGKKSIAMSVVYKAIGILEERTGKPGLEVFLRAVDNVKPVVEVRSRRVGGATYQVPVEVRETRREALAMRWIIDAARGREGKPMEYRLADELLDAYNSTGVAFKKREDTHRMAEANKAFAHYRW; encoded by the coding sequence ATGTCCAGGAGAAAGAAGGCGATCGCCCGGCACATCATGCCGGATCCCAAGTATAACAGTCGCGAGGTGATGAAGTTCATCAATCGCCTCATGTGGGATGGGAAGAAGTCCATCGCCATGAGTGTCGTGTACAAGGCGATTGGGATCCTGGAGGAGCGTACTGGAAAGCCGGGGCTCGAGGTGTTTCTCAGGGCGGTGGACAACGTGAAGCCGGTGGTCGAGGTTCGTTCCCGCCGTGTGGGTGGTGCGACCTACCAGGTTCCCGTGGAGGTCCGCGAGACCCGACGCGAAGCCCTCGCGATGCGCTGGATCATCGATGCCGCCAGGGGAAGAGAGGGCAAGCCGATGGAATACCGGCTTGCCGACGAACTCCTGGATGCGTACAATTCCACCGGTGTCGCTTTCAAGAAGCGAGAGGATACGCACAGGATGGCGGAGGCCAACAAGGCCTTTGCTCACTATAGATGGTAG
- the tuf gene encoding elongation factor Tu, translating to MAKEKFERTKPHINVGTIGHVDHGKTTLTAAISQYCARNYGTKAFSYDDIDNAPEEKARGITINARHIEYQTDKRHYAHVDCPGHADYIKNMITGAAQMDGAILVVAADDGVMAQTREHVLLARQVGVPAIVVFLNKTDLVDDPELIELVEMDIRELLNKYEFPGDDTPIIKGSAYKAMTNPDDPEATACIKELLETMDEYIPLPQRAVDKPFLMSIEDVFSIQGRGTVVTGRIDQGVIRPGDEVEIVGFGETRKTVVTSVEMFNKILDEGQAGDNVGCLLRGIDKDEVERGQVLAKPGSITPHKKFKAAIYCLTKEEGGRHTPFFSGYRPQFYFRTTDVTGSVYLPDDKQMVMPGDNAEITVELITPVAMDKGLRFAIREGGRTVASGQVIEVLE from the coding sequence ATGGCGAAGGAGAAGTTTGAAAGGACGAAGCCGCATATAAACGTCGGAACCATCGGCCACGTCGACCATGGTAAGACCACGCTCACTGCGGCCATCTCTCAGTACTGTGCGCGTAACTACGGTACCAAGGCCTTCAGTTATGACGACATCGACAACGCGCCGGAGGAGAAGGCTCGAGGTATCACCATCAATGCCCGGCACATCGAGTATCAGACCGACAAGCGCCACTATGCGCACGTGGACTGTCCGGGGCACGCCGACTATATCAAGAACATGATCACCGGTGCAGCCCAGATGGACGGTGCGATCCTCGTGGTGGCGGCCGACGACGGCGTGATGGCGCAGACCAGGGAGCACGTGCTCCTCGCCCGGCAGGTGGGCGTGCCTGCGATCGTGGTGTTCCTCAACAAGACCGACCTCGTCGACGATCCCGAGCTCATCGAGCTCGTGGAGATGGACATCAGGGAGCTCCTCAACAAGTACGAGTTCCCCGGTGACGATACGCCGATCATCAAGGGTTCCGCCTACAAGGCGATGACCAACCCAGACGATCCGGAGGCCACTGCCTGCATCAAGGAGCTCCTCGAGACGATGGACGAGTACATTCCGCTCCCGCAGAGGGCGGTGGACAAGCCCTTCCTCATGTCGATCGAGGATGTCTTCTCCATCCAGGGTCGTGGTACTGTGGTCACCGGCCGTATCGATCAGGGTGTGATCCGGCCCGGTGACGAGGTCGAGATCGTGGGCTTCGGCGAGACCAGGAAGACCGTCGTCACCAGTGTGGAGATGTTCAACAAGATCCTCGATGAGGGGCAGGCCGGCGACAACGTCGGGTGTCTCCTCAGGGGTATCGACAAGGACGAGGTGGAGCGTGGCCAGGTGCTCGCGAAGCCCGGTTCCATCACCCCGCACAAGAAGTTCAAGGCTGCGATCTACTGTCTCACCAAGGAGGAGGGTGGGCGTCATACTCCCTTCTTCTCCGGGTACAGGCCACAGTTCTATTTCAGGACCACCGATGTGACCGGTTCGGTCTACCTCCCGGACGACAAGCAGATGGTGATGCCCGGTGACAATGCCGAGATCACCGTCGAGCTCATCACCCCCGTTGCCATGGACAAGGGGCTCAGGTTCGCCATTCGTGAGGGAGGGCGCACCGTTGCGAGCGGGCAGGTGATCGAGGTCCTTGAGTAA
- the rplX gene encoding 50S ribosomal protein L24, with protein sequence MAIQRKKTAVKYKLKKNDPVMVIAGKDKGKTGRILSVDRERGRVVVEGVNLVKKAVRRRSANEPGGFVEVEAPIHISNVMYLAKDGKPTRLGYKFVDGKKVRYAKRTGEVV encoded by the coding sequence ATGGCGATACAGAGGAAGAAGACTGCCGTGAAGTACAAGCTGAAGAAGAACGATCCCGTGATGGTGATCGCCGGGAAGGACAAGGGGAAGACCGGCCGCATATTGAGTGTGGATCGGGAGCGGGGACGAGTCGTGGTGGAGGGGGTGAATCTGGTGAAGAAGGCCGTGCGCAGGCGGAGTGCGAACGAGCCCGGTGGGTTCGTCGAGGTGGAAGCCCCCATCCATATTTCCAACGTGATGTATCTCGCGAAGGATGGAAAACCCACCCGTCTCGGCTATAAGTTCGTCGACGGGAAGAAGGTAAGATACGCAAAACGAACTGGAGAAGTGGTGTGA
- the rplW gene encoding 50S ribosomal protein L23 — translation MDPHEVIIAPVLTEKANLLREKENKYVFRVDARANKLEIKQAIRELFSVEPVACNVVRVKGKPKRMRRQPGRTSSWKKAVITLPPGQSIDIFESA, via the coding sequence ATGGATCCGCATGAGGTGATTATTGCGCCCGTGCTCACCGAGAAGGCCAATCTCCTCAGGGAGAAGGAGAACAAGTACGTGTTCAGGGTGGATGCGCGGGCCAATAAGCTCGAGATAAAGCAGGCCATCAGGGAGCTCTTTTCGGTGGAGCCTGTCGCGTGCAATGTGGTCAGGGTGAAGGGCAAGCCGAAGAGGATGCGCAGACAGCCGGGGAGGACCTCCTCCTGGAAGAAGGCGGTCATCACGCTTCCTCCCGGGCAGAGCATCGATATCTTTGAGTCCGCGTGA